A segment of the Bacillus thuringiensis genome:
AAAATTTAAAGCACGAAATATAGTCTTAAGTACAGGTAGAAGAAAAAACATTCCCGAAATTTGTAAAGAATTTGTTGGCCAGAGAGTATTTCACTCAAGTGGTTATAAAAGTCATATTAAAACAGTTCAAGAAAAACAACCTACATTCGCTGTAATTGGGTCAGGACAAAATGCTATTGAAATTGTATTAGATCTTGCGCAACGATTCCCACAATCAAAAATAACTTCTATTCATCGTGGTATGGGATTTCGACTTTATGATTTAGGTCACTTTAGTAATGAAGTATATTTCCCTTATTTTGCTGATTATTTCTATTCTGTACCAAAACAAAAGAAACAATATTTGTTTGAAAAAATAAAACATACAAACTATTCTGCGGTTGATGCTGATGTAAGTCGTTCTTTATATTGGAAAATCTACGAAGAAGGTATTCAGGGAATAAATAGAATTCAAGTTATTAATAATTCGGAGTTAACTACTATAGCTGAAAAAGATAAATCATTTAAACTGAATGTAACTGATATGTACACACAAGAAAAGTTACAACTTGATGTGGATTATATAATCTTATGTACTGGATTTTATGAAGAAAAATTCCCAAATGGATTACAATCATTAAGTAACTATATTGAATTGGATGAAGATGAGGATTTAATTATTAGTCAAAATTATGAAGTTAAGACTTCCGAGAAATTCACACCTAAAATTTATGTAAATGGTTTAACTGAAAGAACGCATGGAATAAGTGATGCAGCTTCCTTTAGTATGATGGCTGTAAAAGCTGGAAAAATCCAAGAAAGTATACAATCACAATTAAAAAATACTCGAATATTACAGGAGGTAGAATAATTGATGGAAGTCTCTTTACTAAATAATTTTGAACATCTATCTCCAGTATGGCCACACTTTACTCAAATACATGTTGATTATGCAAAAGGTCCATATATATATGATATAAATGGAAAAGAATTTTTAGACTTTACTTCAGGTATAGGAGTTACCAATACTGGACATTGTCATCCGAGAATTGTAAATGCTATAAAACATCAAGCTGAAAAAATGCTACATGCACAAGCTACTATTTTTTATAATACACCCATCACAAAATTATCTCATAAACTTTGCGATTTACTTCCTAGTGAGTTAAACTGCTTTTTCTTTAGTAATAGTGGTAGTGAAGCGGTAGAAAGTGCAATAAAGTTAGCTCGTCATGCGACAAAAAAAACTAATATTATTTGTTTCCAAGGCGGATATCATGGGCGGACTGTAGGAGCAATGGCTGTTACTACAGCAAAAAGCATTTATAGGAAATTTTATCAACCATTAATGCCTGGGGTTATTGTTAGTCCATTTCCTTATGAAATTGGAAATAATTTTGACTCAGATGAATTAACAAAACGATGTTTAAAGGAATTAGAACATATTTTATTAACTCAAACTTCTCCAGAGGAAACTGCTGCAATGATTATAGAACCAATATTAGGAGAAGGTGGATATGTTATTCCGCCAAAGTCTTTTATTCAAGGTTTACGAGAAATTTGTGACAAATATGGAATTCTATTAATTTTTGATGAAATTCAAACTGGATTTGGACGAACAGGTAAATTATTTGCAATGGAGCACTTTGAAGTTACACCAGATATTTTAGTAATTGCAAAAGGTTTGGCATCAGGTTTACCTCTTAGTGGAATTGCTGCATCAAAAGAATTAATGAGTAGATGGATAACTGGTTCTCATGGTGGGACTTATGGTGGAAATATATTAGCAGCTGCAGCTGCAATAGAAACTATCAATGTCTTAAAAGAAGAGGACCTAGTGGAAAATTCAAAAAAAACAGGGGAGATTATACTTAATTATTTAAAAGGTCTTCAGGAAATTTATCCGTTCATTTCGGATGTACGAGGACTTGGTCTTATGATAGCATGTGAGTTTCTAGATCATGAAGGTCTTCCAGATTCAAAAACAGCTAAAAGGATTCGTGAGTTATGTGTTGAGAGGGGATTAATACTCTTGACATGCGGAACACAGGATCATGTTATTCGTTGGATTCCTCCATTAATCATAAATAAGTTACACGTACAAGATGCCGTATCAATATTTTCTTCTGCATTATTACAATATAAGGAAGAGAAAAATGAATAGTCATAGTGATATCTTGATAGTAGGTGGGGGCATAATTGGAGCAAGTATTGCATATTATTTATCTCAAAATCATGTAGGGAAAATAACTCTATGTGAACAATCACGACCACCAGGAATAGGGGCTACCAGTAAATCTGGCGGCCTTCTGAGAATGCATCATACAAACTCGTTTCAAAGTAAACTAGCTTGGAAAAGTTTACAAATTTATTCTAAATGGAATGAAAATATAGGTGGAGATTGCGGTTTTAATAAAACTGGTTTTGCAATGATTGTTAGCCCGGAATTTAAAAACGAAATTACACACAATGTAAGTATGATAAGTGAAATAGGCGTACCTATTAAACTGTTGTCTCCAGAAGAATATAAAGAAATACAACCTGAATCCTCTATTGAAGGAATAGGATTAGTAGCATTTGAACCACATAGTGGTTACGCAGATCCAATAAAAACTACTCATTGTTTTATAAGCAAAGCATTGGAAAATGGAGTGTTATTGAGAGAAGGAGTCCGTATAAACAAATTGATTATCCAAAAAGAAAAAGCGATTGGTGTAGAAACTAACATTGGAAGCTTGTATGCAGATAATATAATAATTGCCAACAATGTGTGGGCAACTGAAATATTAGAGAAACACAACATAAACCTACCTTTACGTTCAAAACAAATTGGCATCTGTTTTTTATCAAGAGTAGATTCCAAAGTTTCAACAAAATTATTAACTCATATTGACGATACTATTGGTACTTATTTTCGTCCGATTTCAGAGAAAGAAATATTAATTGGAATGTTTCATAATCAATGGGATGTAGATCCAAATAATAAAAATAGTGTTCCAACTTTAAAAAATATAGCTTATACACAAAATAAAATAAAGAAACGTCTACCTTTTTTAGAAAATTTCTTTCCTATAGGAGGGCGAGTAAGTTTTGATGGTTATACACCTGATAAGCACCCTATTATTGGGAAGTGTCCCCAGATTGAGAATGTATACTTAGCTGTAGGTTTTAGTGGAGGTGGTTTTAAAATTGCTCCTGCAGTTGGTGAGGCTGTTGCAAAGGAAATACTAACAAAAGAAAAACAACCAGAAATACAACCTTATCAATTGGAACGTTTTTTTGAGAGTAAACTAATAAAAGGAAAATATAGGTATGATTATATGTAATTATGTTCTTTAGTATGAGGAGGTATGTAATGCAAAATATTCGACAAGCGCATCCTTATTATATGTACGAAGAAATTTGTGAACAGGTACGTTATTTGAACAATCTTAATAACTGTTTTATTGATAATGAGCAAATCATAGAAATAGTGAATCAAATAAAATATTGTAGGAGAGTATTTATTACAGGTTGTGGAACTTCGTATCACGTAGCCTTGACAAGTGAATATATTTCCAGAATGATTTTTAAAGATGTAAATCTGATTCGTTCTGTTCCTGCGTTTGAATTAATTCATCATCCATGGAATATAAGTTCAGAAGATGTGGTCATAGCGGTATCACATTCTGGTGAAACAACAATGGTTTTAAAAGCATTAGAAAATGTTCGGGCCGTAAAAGCAAAAACTATTTTAATTACAGGATTCCCAGAAAGCAGTGCTGCACAAAAGGCGGATCATGTAATAAGTAATGGATATCCTTTTGAAAAGTCGTTAGCTCATACAATTAGTTATACAGTAAGTATAGGGGCGATATTAAGTTTGTTTTATGAGTTATCTAAATACTATGGAGTAAAAAATATATCATCTAACATCAAACAGGAATTCGAAAAAATCTCTCAGTTGGTTGAGGAAACAATTTTGTCAATTGATAAAAAAGTTTCAATCTTATCGAGGGAACTACAGCCTGCTAACAATTGGATTTTTGCAGGAACTGGAGTAGGCGAATCTTTAGCAAGAGAGGCCGCATTAAAATTTGTAGAAACTAGCTATTCACCTGCAATTGGCATAGATATAGAACAAGTACTACATGGGTATTTACCTATGTGTAATTCAAATACCGTACTCACTATTATATCACCACCTTTACGTGTTATTAATAGAATTAATGATTTAATAAGAGCAGCAGAAAAGGTTAATAGTAAAATAGTAATTTTCGCTTCACAAGATTTTATAGAAACAGATAAAACTAGAGTAATAAAATTACCATATTGTGAAGATTTGACTAGTGCTTTGGTTGGAATAATTCCCCTTCAATTAATGGCTTATTATGTATCTGTTACAAATGGTTATAATCCTGATTTAATACGTCGAGATCAATCTAAATACATGGAAGCAAGGAGAGTCTATGAATAAATGGTAATTGATAATAATGAACCTAATTTTCATAAATTGTTAATTTTGCCAGAACAGGATAAAAGCCTACCGTCTTTCCGACTCGGATTAAGTGGAAATAAAGGTTTCCATACTTATGAATTATGTTTTGGTAGTCTCTTAGCTATACATGACTGGATAAAAGATAATCCATCACACAAGATAGAATTATTCTGGGAAGATGATAGTATTTCAGGGATTAATGATATCTCAGCAGCTGAGCGCTTAGTCAATAAGGGGGTACAAGCTGTAATTGGGCATCTAAGTAGTACAGAAGCTCTAAGAGCAGCACCTATATATAATGTAAATGATATTTTATATTTAGCGCCAGCTTCTACAGAACTTTCCCTAACAGAGAAAGAATACAATAATGTTCTACGGATTTGTGGAAAAGATAATTATTTAGCCGAAAAAGTTGTGGATTTTATTTTAAATTTTAATTGTACAAATAAGTATGTTTCAATAATATGGGAAGACATTATTCATGGGCGCTCTTTATCGAATCAAGTTGAGAAGTATTTATCCAAGAAAAAGGGGTGCACAATACTAAAGCAAAAATGGGATGTACAAATCAATTTTAATGATTTAAATATAAAAAGATCTAATATCATATTTTTTGCTGGTATCTATCAGAGTGCTCTAGAATTTCTAAGGAAACTAAAAGAGGTAGACTATAGAGGGATAATAATTTTGGGAGATGACTGTTTTATAGATGAATTTGCCAAAGAATTAAAAAATAATAATGAAAATTTATATGTAGTTTCAACAGGAAGAAATAATAATCATAGTTATTACGACACTTTTTCTAAGAATTATAAGAATATAAGTGGTACTCAAGTAGGAGCTTATTCCATAACTAGTTATGTAGCAACAAGTTTATTATTGAGTACATTACCAATTTTACAAAGAAAGGGAATAAAAGAATGTATTAATAGAATGAGTTCTTTATTGAGAACGAAATCTACTTTATTAGGTAATATTCAATTAGATGATAGAGGGGATCTGAAAAATTTCCCATGGGATGTTTATCAAATAAAATCATCTGAATTTATTTCTGTTACCTTAAAAGAAGGGAGTTTTTAAAATGCCTTGGTTTTTTGCCTATGGTATTAGTACGAATCCTGAACAAATGGTTAAAGATATTGGTGGATATAAAAATTACAAAAAAGCTGTTTTAGAAAATTACATCTATACTTTTACAGGTTACCATGAGGATTTTAGAGGGGGAACATCTACAATTATCCCACAACAAGGTGGAGGAGTCTATGGTATAGCGTATCAAATAGAAACGGAACAAATAGATGATCTTATAAAAAATGGACATGGGTATATTTTAAAAGAAAATATAGCAAAAATAGATAATGGTTCTATGCCAGTCTATACACTACAACTTGAAAATCATGCCCCCCTTGCAATGCCATCTAAAGAATATCTAGAAATAGTTAAAAATGGATTGTTGAAAAATTATAAGGAAGACTTTGTTGATTTATATTTGGGCAGAGCACTAAAGCGTGTGCAGAATGAGGGATTAATTGACTACCAACCTGTGTCTAAGGATAGTTTTACAAACGAATATAATTCACAATTTCGCAGATTATTTCCATGGCATGTTACAAAACAACAACCTTTCGGTTCAGCTTGGGCAATAGTAGAACCAGGGGAGCAAACTAACCCACATCATCATGATGAAGAGGAAACCTTTATTGTTCTTAGCGGAAAAGGAATAATTAATGTTGATGGACAAGAAAAGATAGTCGGAAAAGGAGATATTATATATTTTGAGCCATTTTCAACTCATACAATAAAAAATATAGGTGACACGTCTTTAGAATTTTTATGTATTTGGTGGGGGGCATTACTAGAGGCACGATAATTAATAGAATAAGATGTTTATTTTAATTTTTTTCAATAATTTATATTGCTTTTTAGTTTTTTAACAAATAAAAAGTGAGGGATTATAAATGAAAACTTTTATTGTAACCGCAACTCCCCCTACGACTAATGGGGATTTACACATTGGACATTTATCTGGACCATATTTAGCAGCAGATGTGTTTAGTAGATTTCAAAAAATGAAAGGAAATAATGTAATTTACTCAACGAGTGGAGATGATCATCAAACTTATATAGCAACAACAGCTAAAAGAAAAGGATGGACTCCCGAGAAATTAGTAGAATATTATACAAAAAAAGTGCAAGATACTTTAGGTGCCGCATTTATAAATCTCAACATTTTTTCCAATTCTTTAAACAATCAAGAGCATATTAAATTTGTCCAAAGTATTTTTAAGAAATTATACAATAAAGGAGTTTTTGTCGAAAAGCAAAAAGAAATACACTTTTGTAATAATTGCGATCAGTATTTATTTGAATCTTTTATAAAGGGTGAATGTCCATTTTGTAACGAAAAAGCTTCAGGAAACCTCTGTGAAGCCTGTGGTAGAATTAATGATCCAATTGAGCTTATTAATCCGGTTTGTGGTCTGTGTGGGGAAACACCAACAATTAGCAGTTACAAAGGGATGTTTTTTCCATTAGAAAATTACCGAGATCAGCTGGTGGAATATTATAATTCAAGAGTTAGTTGGAGGCCTCATCTCAAGGAATTATGCAATTGGATTGTTTCAAAACCTATTCCTGATTATCCTGTAACATATCCCACTAAATGGGGTATACCAGTACCAATTAAGGGATATACAAACCAGTGTATTAATGTTTGGTTTGAAATGTATCCAGGACATATAGCAACTACAAATAAATGGTTACAATTAAATGATAGTAATTTTTCAGTGGAGAACTTGTGTGAAAATAATGCAACACTTGTACAATTTCTTGGTTATGACAACAGTTTCTTTAATGCAGTTTTGCATGTAGCAACATGTTTTGCAATAGACGAAGGTTATTTATTACCTGAGCACATCATTACCAATGAGTTTTATTTATTAGAGCACGCAAAATTCTCTACAAGTAGAGAGCATGCAATATGGGGCAGTGATTTATTAAAAGAAGTACCGGCAGACTCTTTACGCTATTATGTTTGTCGTACAAATCCGGAACACACCCAAACAAACTTCTCATTAAAAGATTTCAATCAAATTAGAAAAAATGAATTGGAAGATACTTGGTTTAATACAATTAGTACCTTTATTGAAATTATAAAGGAAACTTCCATGGATTTAAGCCTATTTAATGATTTCATTGACCTCAAAGCAAAAGCAACTGTGAGTTGGGCAAAAAAATCTCTAGAATCTTTTTATGATATTAATCACTTTAGTCTGCGGCAGGCTAGCCAAGTATTACACGAATATTTACAAATATGTAAGGATTATTTAGACACCCAAGTAATTCCTGTAAAAGATATAAATATGAAAATTTATTTACAAAGATTAGCCTCTTTAGGGTATATGATTCAAGCATTAATTTATTTTGCCCAACCTATACTTCCAAGTTTTTCGATGACCCTTAAGGAAGCGCTAGGAGTAGATGTATCTTCCAATCAAAATCTTAATTGGGAAAATATCGAAAAAATAAAATTTGATAACACTAATATAAACGTCGTAAAAAATTGGTTCTGTGAAACAAAAAAAGTAATGCAATAAACAAATTAATATTACTTTTAAGTGGGTGGGATAATGAACATACGAATCATGAAATTTGGAGGAACCTCTATAAATACCTTTAGAAAAAGGGAATATATAGTTTCTCTAATTAAGGAAACCATTGAACAAGGCTTTAACCCAGTCATCATTGTCTCCGCAATAGGAAGAATAGGAGATCCTTATTCAACTGATACATTGTTAGAATTTTTAAGAAGCAATAGCGTAAATATAAATGAACATGATCAAGCTTTATTGTTATCTTGCGGAGAAATAATTTCAAGTGTCGTAATTAGTAGTATGTTGAATAGTGCAGGTATAAAATCTATAGCTTTAACAGGCACACGAGCAGGAATTCAAACATCCTCTAAAAAATACATTAATAGCTCTATAACAAAAATCCATACATCTTGTCTTTTAGAAAATATAAAAAAAGGTTACATTCCAGTAATTGCAGGGTTTCAGGGGCACACACCAGAAAAGGAAGTAACAATACTGTCCCGTGGTGGAAGTGATACAACCGCAACAGCTTTAGGATATACATTAGATGCACATGAAATAGACATTTTTACTGATGTAGAAGGAATTATGACTACAGATCCAGCTATTATAAATGAAGCTATGGTTATACCACAGATTTCATATAAAAATGCTTATCTAATGGCTAAGTTTGGGGCTAAAATTATAAATGCAGAATCAATAAAATGGGCAGAGAGGAAAGGGATACCTATCAATATCCGGATGACTTTAACTAAGCAGATAGGTACAAAAATTTCAACTTCTACACAAGATAATATGAGTAAAAACAACGTTTTTGCTATTCAATACAATAATAAAAGTAGAAAAACAGTAAATGTAAATATATTAGGTATTTTTGATGGTAATCATTATCATATAGTGGAGGCAATTAAGAAGACATTGTCATCACATCTAATACCTATATTACAAGTGATTCCAAAAGAAAATGTAATATCAATAAAAATTTCAACAAGCTTTCTATTTAAGACTCTACAATTACTGCATCGCGAATTTATTCAGTACACTTATACCGCTGAAGGTACGAAGAATATATATGTATGAATACTTTTGTAAAAGGTTCAATATGGATGTAGTGAGGTGTTAAATGATTAATAAGCAGATAGTTAAAGAAATAAAAAGTGTTATAGATGTATCCGATTCTTCATTAGTTGCAGCAGAAAAAATTATTCAAACTTATTTATTACCTTTATATGAGCAGAAATGCATGCTTGAAGAAAAAAATGTGAAACAACAACAAACTATTGATAAGCTTCAAACCGCTTCCGTAGTAAATAGAAATAAAGACAAACTATATTTCTATAGATAAACTTATTTTATCCAAATAAAGAACTCTTTTACTTCTTATAAGAAGTAAAAGAGTTCTTTATTGTGTAAAGTGTATAAAAAGTTAATGGTGTAATAGAACTAATAATTTTGATTTATACTAGCCAATTTTCGCATGTAATTTATATACATAAAATAAAGAATTACTACTATTAGTGGTACAAAGAAGTATATACCAAAGAAAGGGATTAATGAAAGACATAAAATTAAAGATATTAAAGCAGCTTTTTTTTGTAGTGTACCTTTTTTGAAAAGTTTAATACCAGCTGCTGATGAAAAAATATATACCATTAAGCCTAATGAATTTGGGATAAATAACAGATCCACATAAGATATTTTTAATGTACTTATTGTTATCACACCTATAGATGCAAAGACGAAAATAAATACTACTACACGAGTGGGGGTTTGAGTACGTTGATTTATTTCAGAAAAATAAGTTGGAAATGCTTTATCACGGCTTAAAGCAAAACCTAGTTGTGTTATGCTAGCAATAAATGCGTTGACGGTACCTAAGCAAATAATAAAAGCTAATATAGCAGTTAAATATTTCGCACCGATTCCTATTGAATCTTGCATTAATAGTGCTAAGGGAGAGAGGTTGCTTTCAAGGTTACCATATGTCTTAGTGCCAATAGTGATTAGGCTTAATAAAATAAACAATATGCCTATAATCCCTGCACTAATAATCGTCCCTTTAATAATATCTTTTTCTGGCTTTACAAACTTATCTGCAAGGTTACATATTGCTTCCCAGCCAAAGAAAGACCATAAACACATTGTCATAGCTGTGCCAATTGAAATTATCCCATTAGGTGCAAATGGTTTAAAGTTAGAATACTCAAACTTATCGAAAGAAGAGTATATTGTTACTAGCAATAAAACAATTAATAATGAGCTCAAAATCAAAGATAATTTACCACTTGTTTGTACACCAAAATAGTTAGAAATTGAACCCATTAATAAGATAAATAATGCTAAACAAGTAATCATACCGTTGGATAGGTTAAAAGCGATTCCTACATAAAAAGCACCAGTTAGAGAGACTATGATTTGTCCTACTGCAGCACAGAAGAAATAAAACCAACCTATTAAATTACCCATATGATTTCCATAAGCCATTCTTACAAAAGTAGCTGCACCACCTGCATCAGGATAAGATCGTGATAAGCAAGCAAAGGTATATGCAAGAGGGAAGCTTAAAATAATTATAAATATCCACGAAATGATTGATGCAGGTCCAGCTATATTAGCAGTACTTGCTGATAAAAATAATACCCCAGAACCCAAAATTGCAGCGATATACAGAGCAATTGCTTGATACAGTGTAATTGATTTATTTCCCATAAAATCACTCCTTTTATAAAAGGGTAACATGATTAATATAAAAAATTCTTTTTAAATTTTGCTATTCAATTCTACAAACTGGGGCGGATAGTACATGTAGCCAACTCTGCGAATAGATAAAAGTAATTTAGGATTTTTAAAATCATCTTCGATCCTTTTCCTGAGCCTACATATATATACATACAATTCGTCTTTAGTAATATAATCATTTGTGCCCCAAGCATATTGTATTAATTCTTCACTGGATATAGGAACTTTCTTATTACATACCAAATAAAATAACAACTTAAATTGAATCCTTGAGAGAGATAATTGTAAACCGTTCTTAATGATAGTCTCTTTCTGAATATCTAATTGTAAGTTAACATCAAGAGTTAAAAGTGCATTGTTATTAATCATAATCAACGACCTCCATCTTCAATATATTTAGTTATCACCATCTGCATACTAATATATCTGTTAATGAAACTTGCTAAGATACCAGAGACAATACGAGGAAAATACCTTTTTTTAAAAATTTTATCATTTATATCCAAAATTTGTTCATTTTTTAGAAAATTCTACAAAATATTTATCGACAAAGCTTTGTAATTATGGAATTACGAGTGAAAGTCGATTTTTGAAAAGGGAGTAAAGATTCTGTAGTTGCAAATCAAAATTGAAGGAATTCTTTTTGAAATAAAACGAATGCTCTTATTGGATTTTTTAGTGAACTCTATTTAAAGTCAAAATTATTGATTTTCACTTTTGGTGTAATTTTCTATATTCATTAGGTGTGTATCCAGTTTTCTTTTTGAATAATGTAGAAAAATATGCTGTATTTTGTATACCTACAGTAAGTCCAATTTCTATTATTGAATAATTGGTTTGCTCAAGATAATACTTAGCCTTTGAAGTTCTGATTTGTTGAATATATTCCATAGGAGTTAATCCTTTAATTCTTTTAAAGGTACGTTGTAAATGGAAGGGGCTTCCATGAGATATAGAGGCCAACTTTTCTAATGTCAAAGGTTCATCAAAGTTCTTATCAATGTAATCTGTAACATATTTTATCCATTCCTCATTAGGTAAATTTAATGCATTTGGTTTACAACGTTTACAAGGGCGAAAATTTTGAGATAATGCTTCTTGTGCATTTTTAAAAATCTTCACATTATCTATTTTAGGAATTTTAGATTTGCATGAGGGACGACAAAA
Coding sequences within it:
- a CDS encoding bifunctional transcriptional activator/DNA repair enzyme AdaA, which gives rise to MKNEPNNKKTVPLCKKNKSQKITNEQWHAIIYNDSSYDNKFYYGVKTTGIFCRPSCKSKIPKIDNVKIFKNAQEALSQNFRPCKRCKPNALNLPNEEWIKYVTDYIDKNFDEPLTLEKLASISHGSPFHLQRTFKRIKGLTPMEYIQQIRTSKAKYYLEQTNYSIIEIGLTVGIQNTAYFSTLFKKKTGYTPNEYRKLHQK